A single region of the Maylandia zebra isolate NMK-2024a linkage group LG17, Mzebra_GT3a, whole genome shotgun sequence genome encodes:
- the LOC143413257 gene encoding uncharacterized protein LOC143413257, whose translation MKRNTATVASFFRPAAAAVLLLLFFGWDEQARAHPVDRPFSPVLRHPQTYRDVGQVSEHYQRIQPKDDEEDDTSMRVIPRVNTKDHHLEICCLHANILDYYLTNILHHTNNDHAQMHRLKTNLHRISTDLQAHGCNVTQYHDHKNAVDFRTKLEKMEKMKGITKAISELDILFSYLQDYCVEPRNSTDA comes from the exons ATGAAGCGCAACACTGCCACTGTCGCCTCCTTCTTCCGTCCCGCTGCAGCTGCAGTTCTCCTTCTGCTTTTCTTCGGCTGGGACGAGCAGGCTCGGGCACACCCTGTGGACCGTCCATTCAGCCCGGTGCTCAGACATCCGCAGACCTATCGGGACGTCGGGCAAGTGTCAGAACAT tATCAGAGGATCCAGCCGAAAGACGACGAGGAGGACGACACCAGTATGAGAGTGATACCCAGAGTTAATACTAAAGAT CACCACTTGGAGATCTGCTGCCTGCACGCCAACATCCTGGACTATTACCTGACCAACATCCTGCACCACACCAACAACGACCATGCCCAAATGCACCGGCTAAAGACCAACCTCCACCGCATCAGCACCGACCTGCAAGCCCACGGCTGC AATGTCACTCAGTACCACGACCACAAAAATGCAGTGGATTTTCGCACCAAGCTTGAGAAG atggagaaaatgaaaggcaTCACCAAAGCAATCAGCGAGCTTGACATCCTGTTCAGCTACCTGCAGGACTATTGCGTGGAGCCGAGGAACAGCACTGATGCCTAA